TCACCTTCATCACTTTCAATGTCACTGAGATCAACATTCTGTTCAACCTCATCGTAAACGTAATTACCTAAATACTCAGCCCATTGTTCATCCATCCTTCAAAAAGATAAACATGCAACTATTAAAATTACAAAGCAAACAATGAAATTATACGTAAACGCAAATATGTAAGCAAATGataaacataattacgtatcactTGAAGTCACTGAGTGGGATTCACCACTGGACATTTCTCAAGAGCAAGAACACTTAACAATTCACTTTTATAACAAGATTTTTTTCCTTATGTTATTTTTTCCTCTCTTGGTGGTACTACTACTATATATATTggaaaaattatataggtatagtTACACCTAACCTAAACCTCATTCAATGGCATTAACTTTaggtgaaaaaaaatattaatgcatGATGGTAATATAACCACTACTGCACTCATAGAATTAGGTGACTGACAGTAGAACATATAAACTGTATCAGTGTTGATTTGACTCCACTGAACTTACAAACTATATGCTATGACACAAAAAACCTATATAGATGCATGTATTCTAACCTAAACCTTGTCATACCACTAAAAATCACCTCCAAAGTCATGCCTGGTCAAATTACAGCTACTTATTTGCTCGTTCAAGTACCACCATTGTTCATCAGTCGTTGTGGCCTACCGAAACACGAACCCGAATTTTCCGCAACTGTCGTTGGATATAGTGGGATTAACGGTTGTACATGCATTGGATGCAACATCGGTTGTACCGCTGGCAACACGGGTTGCAATCCATACATTGCAGGCATGGGTATGCTTGTGCTTCCAACTTCCGCACGAGAAGTCGCTGTCACATTCGCGCCACGAGAGTTCGGTGGTTCTGTACATTTATTTTGCACACTACTTCCACCAATGCGACCTCTTTTTCCATTCTTGTTCTGttttaacaaacaaattattCTTGTGATACAAATAATAACACGTTATAATTAATACAGCATATCAGAGcttgtattaaaaaaaaacataatacctTCACAACCTGGCTGAATGAATCAGTTACTGGCCGCGACGTCATACCAACATTTTGTTCAGATGGCGCGTTTTCCGCAACCTGCAAATTATACAACAGAAACTACTATGTTTATCAAAAGAGCAACAGATTGACTCAAACGAACAGAATATAGCTTTCGAAATTACCGAACAACTCCTTGCATTATGAGTTCTACTGTTGCATTTAGAACATCGCCTAATAGATTTTATgtcattctttcttttctttggagCACCTTTGCTATTCACAATATTTGGATCACCTACAACTGAGTTCGATGCCAAAATAGGATCGTCCGTACTGCAATACTTTTTGTGTAACTTCAGAATGTCACCCATTATTTCCCCATAAACACCTTCCCTTTTTGAAGCTTCATTGCAAAAGGCAGTAAATGCAGAACAATATGCACCAAACCGAGCTAGCTCAATCATTTTAGAATCATCAGAACCATTACAATTCACGTTCAAGTACTGAATTTTTGCATCCTTCGTCCATCTCGACAAAATCAAACCGGTGGGAATGAGACTAACATGTTCTTCCTTCATGACACCAAACATATGAGAACATGGAATCCCATGAGAATCCCATAACCTACACTCACATTGAAGTGTTTCACCATCATACACAACCTCTACGTCATAGTTATCACAACAATATTTTGTAAATCGATAAGTCTTAAATCCGTTGCGAATTAACTTTTCCTTAACAATCAATGATCcagccttcactatttcatctctGACTTCCTTGAAAATCTCCATAGTATAAACATTCGCAGCATGGCTCTCAAGGGCACGCAGTTGAGTAGTCATcacaggttttgaaaactttgatTTATAATCGGCAATCAGTTCATTGTTTCTATAAGATCTCATAGCCTGATCAAAATTgtgcataaattcaaaaatgcagccTTTCTTCCTGACATAACTCTTGATGACTGCATTGACGGCTTCACATTGAGACGTAGTTCTTATACGTCCAAAAAACTTCTCACGTAGATATGCAGTTGCCCATAGTGACCTGTTCTCGTACGTTTTTGCAACCCAAGGATTTCCTTCAAGTccgttttctttaattatttttgaccaaaactcttcaaattgaTCCTTTGTAAAATTAGAGTACATGGCTTtttgaaaatctttcaaaaatgcCGAGTTCTTTACATTCTCAGACGCATTCTTGTTCAAATGCCAAGCGCATAAACGATGTGTCGCATCCGGAAACACCTGTTTTATAGATTCCCTCATCGCCCCATCTCCGTCTGTTACAACTGCTGCTGGGTATCTATTTTCCATGCACTCTAAAAAACACTCCAACAACCACTTATACGTCTCTGTCGTTTCATCTGACACCAACGCAGCACCAAAAATAACTGTCTGAGAGTGGTGGTTACACCCTGAAAATATAACCAATGGGTAGTTGTATTTGTTCTTCTTGTAAGTCGTGTCGAACGCAATCACATCGCCAAAACAAAAATAGTCAGATCTACTGCTTCCATCAGCCCAAAAAAGAGACTTCATTCGTCCATCCATGTCTACGGCATATTTACCATATAACATGGGATCAGTAGATGACTTCACAGTTAGATAATTTATAGCAGCGGCAACGTCACCATCTTTAATATTAGCACGCATTTTACTATCAAAATAATTGTACAGATCCTTCTTTGTAAACCCAACACGATCGTGTCCACCCTTCTGAGCAACCATGTACCCCATTATATGACAAGTTCTAATTCCATTTGACTGTAGACCGTCAATTTGAGCTCTATCTGCTGCAGTAATCTCACGATAAATGGGGTGTAAGTGGACAAACCTAGATGGTGTTAATTCATGGTTGTGAGCCTCTTCAAAACATGTCACTACATAACTATCCTTCTGGGGGTTGTAATGCACACGAAGCCTAGCGGGACAATTAGTGCGGGTCGTAGGTCTGTGTTCTCTTTTTCTATCAAGCCTCCTTAAGTGTTTTGTATCTCTTAGACCGTGTTTATTGCATACAAACTGCCTCATTATAATTGTTTGTCCATCCTCAGTCGATCTTGTCCTAACATCACTTTTCCTAATGGCAAACCCTTTACATTTAGCATACTTGAAATAAAACACATTAGCTTCATCAACTGTACCGAATTCCATAGCACGAATTTCATCAGCAGTAAGGGCATTAATTTTCACTGTTCTATCACCTACAACTGCATCAAATTCAACAAATTTTTCACCGTGACTATCACCATCGCCATCGCCATCACCATCACTTGAACCTTGGTACGCACTGGACACCGAATTACTGTCATCCCGACCATTGTCGGATTCAGAATCAGATGTACCACTGTCACGGCATCGATAGTCGTACGAATCATAATGGTCGGTGTTTTTCATGGTAAACCTGAATTAACACATTTGTTAACACACCAAAAATCAACATAAATCACAGTACCTAATTTCCTATTCAAATCAAAGATACTTAACATAATTGAAATTTCCAAATCATCAAATAGGAAACCCATGTACAGAAAACAATTTCAAGCATCAATCACAATTCCTTATTACGTTATTAAATCAATCGACCTGATTCAAAGGTACCCACCAAAATTAAAATTTCGTAATCATCAAATATAAATCCCATgtaaataaaacaaattcaatcataaaccctaattcccaatcctaaaccctaattcccaatttgAAATCAGTAAAtcttaactattcaaacaaatatAACAACCATTTTATCATTTACCTTTGCAGCAGCGTGCTCAATACGAACCTGTGAATGGGACGCTTACTGTTGTGTTGAGTTTGCAgtgtttggaaaaaatgccaagaTGAGACGATAACTGTTGCGTTGAGTTTGTAGTTGGGAAAAAATGCCAAGATGAGATGATGGATgaagaatttttattttcaatttctgtTCACGATGATGAAGTGAGGGAGATGGAGATGAGTTGATTAATTTGTTGAGTTGATTAATTTGTTGAgttgattaatttgttttaatttaattgattttgtctataaaaatattacattttaaaaacaatattaatatgTTAGGGACTAAGTTGCAATATATAAACTATAAAATTACCACAGTAAGTGTCAATAAGGTCATTTAATGCTTCAGTCCACTGTGGCACTATTAGGGCTTAGGGCTTAATTCTGATTGGTCAGACAGTGACTTCACCACTGAAGTCAAACGGGCGAATGCACCGTAGAATTTCCCTTTATTGACCGTGTAAATTAACACCACAAATATTACAAGTGCTTGAAATGTAATATATGCTTGCTTTGTTTTTCAAGAGGAATAGTTTGGACTGCCAATCCAAAGCTAGTTTTACCATCTAAACCGCTACAACAAAAAACATTCTATAGAAAACATGTAGAACAGCCAGAAATCAGCACATAAAATGTTGAATATTTACATgtatttgaaaagaaactacatCAAAATATATGTTCTCTCTTGCCATATTTACTGAAGTTTTAATGTGTCTATTTTGATGCTAAAGAAGCAGGGGCTGGGCCAGACTCAACCAATATTGACCATAGAACTTGCACATCTTCACAAGGACATGACTTCACATCTTTATATAAGATGTATATTCCTCTACCTATTTTCCACAAGAAAAACAAATTATAGTAGGTAATAATTAACATGATCATCATTATTTGGTATAAAGTAGTATTAATAAAATGAATATACTAGAACAAATTAAATACTTACTCCTTTTATTGTTAGAATGAAGTCGAACCCAGATCTTCTTCAATGGGGAGAGTAGGGATTTAACCCATCCCATATTGGTGATATGCTGCTACTTTTGGGTCATTGTTGTTAGGTGAAAAATTGGAAGAAAATAAGACATGTTTATAAAGAGAGATTGCTTGGAAGTTGGAACATAGACACTTTAATAGTACTGCTTCTCATGTATATTACCAAATTTGTTTTTGTAATCATGCAAGAAAAACATGGCCATTCGGTGTAATGTCTTTGTCATACATTTTCTATCTTATGCAAGGAGCTAAACCATGTGTTTATAAACAAACAATAAGGTGTAGCATATTTTGGGAATTCACACGCTTTCAAACCATCTTGCATTCATtattactataaaaaaaaaaaacttatgtgTGAAGCACAAAGgtttttacaatttttatttatagAAAGGTATTAAGAAAGTGttctttataattttatatatagcAAGTTGATTTTCCTTGATTACTTTGTGGGAATTGAGAACTAGGATGTTTATTTGATTAGAAAACAAATTCTGatggaacaaaaataaaattagcgattaaaattaattaaaggcTTAAGAATGAAATTTGTAACTACTAAATGTtggaaaaaaattagaaaaggatttttttttttttatacatgTTTGGAAACTTGAGTCGGGCCTATAGTTGGCTTCAGGAGAGTCTGCCTCAGTCTCCAAGCATTTTATGGGGCAACACCAATTTTGATCAACATAAATGGGCCAAAGCGAACTAGTCAGCCCAAGGCCGACACATCCGATTGATAGTTGATACTATTCAATATAAATACTTAACTTTAAGAGCATATTAACACCCATAAATGGCCGGTCTCAAACAAAGAAACACAAAACTTAATTCTCTATCACTTTCAGCCAGGCAACAAAACAAATATTGTACATTCCAGTCTCAACACTTAAAGCATCTCGCCAATATGGGATTTGTGCTTGAGGAATTGTATACTTTCTGATCTCCTGAGTCGGGTTCTAATCTAGATTCAATAAGAGCTCACATAAAGCCTCAATCAGTCCGTAAGGACAGAACCGAGTAGGAGTTAAACAACCCTGAATCAGTGGGAGAGAAATATCCCAAATAGGAATTAAAAAATGCATTCAAAGCGGCTTGATGATCGTATGACTACGTGGTCGGATATCATCATTCGTCAACATAACAAACATTTCCCATAACATCTCGCCCTTACAGGCCTCATGCTTGAAGAATTGTGTACCTTTCGGAAATTTTAGACCGGTTTTCGAGATAGGTTGGGGTCAACCCAAATCTAGTAAAGCCCATCCCATTTAGGTAAGTTATCCATAAAATCTCGTTTGATTAAAGTTATTAATCTAGCCAATCCACTAACTAGGGATGACAGGCAGATCCAAACCCGCGGGATCCACTCGAACCCGAGTTGAGTGAGTTTGGATTCGAGTTCGAGTGTCACCTGATATTCCGGGTGCGGACCCGCGCCCGAAATCCGAAaccacacccgcttatatatatatatatatatatatatatatatatatatatatatatatatatatatatatatatatatatatatatatatatatatatatatatatatattgtggaaagttgttggaaaattgtaggaaaaatatattttatgtattttgctgcgggtttgggtgaaaaacctgaacccaacgggtgtgtgCGTGGGTTTAAAAACAGACTCAGGAATATGCTCAAAGATACTTAAATCTGCTCGGGCTTTCTTGCCCATTTTAGCGAGCTCGTCAACACAACTGTTGGTTTCCCTATAAACATGCTTAACATCCACATGTTCAAACAAATCCAGCAAGTGCTTAATGCATGCGTAGAATCAAGTTTCTACCTACGATATTCTGCACCAAATCTCCATTTAAAGCTTGACAAACTTCAAGCGAATCCACATTCACCTGCAATCTACAATAGCCTTTCGAGACCTCGATACTGAGCCCTTCGAAAACACCCCACATTTCAGCCGAAAATGCGCTGCATATGGTAACAAACTTCGTAAAGCCACACAACCAATGACCATTAGCATAATGGAAAACGCCTCCACACCCGGCTATACCATTTTGCTCACAACCAATGATAATCATTGGATTTGATAAATAGTTTTGATGAACATTTATTGTATATGCTTGCATGTGACTTTATCTAGACCATTTATCAAATCTAATGATTAATATttaatcctcttatctcttattttaaaaatccttctacttgatatatatatatatatatatatatatatatatatatatatatatatatatatatatatatatatatatatatatatatatatatatatatatatatatatatatatatatatatatatatatatatatatatatatatatatatataggggatgtatcaagtaggagggatTTTAAGTAAGAGATAGGAGGATTCATTAATAACTATTGGATTTGATAAATGATTTTGATGAACATTTATGGACTTAACTTCATCAAGATCATTTATCAAATCCAATGATTAATAATGAATCCTCCTATCTCTTATTTTAAAatccctcctacttgatacattccctatatatatatatatatatatatatatatatatatatatatatatatatatatatatatatatatatatatatatatatatatatatatatatatatatatatatatatatatatatatatatccccgTTATGAGACAATGCTAgaagaaatggaaaaaaaaaaactaactaatAACTTCAATAATAATATACTAAAGTTATTCTTATCTTAACTAATATTCAATACTCTCTTTCATAAACATTTTATGATTCGAGTAGAGCTTCACTATTATTGTTCTTCTTAGTAATATCATAAGGTTTAGTCCCAACATGTAACTCAGCTAAAACTTTACTTTTACATCAATAAAATTGAGAATCATACTTTGTTTATCTTCTTCTGCAACATTTCTGCTCCAAAGAATTTCACCATATTTTTGTTCTTAATTTGAGTTTTTGTGGTCATGTTAAGTGGCTCAAATCCAAAACAAGAAATCCAAGTATGTGATACTTCTTCGGCAGATGGAATGATCAACATCTCAACATTTAAGTATCTTAGTATCTGagtcaaaaacaaaaaataattattgtcTAATGGTATATATTACATGGTACTTCTAATAgagtaaaataaacaaaatattatacTCAATCTAGATATACATATaaacaaaatatcaaatatattttgtttaaatttggAACAAGTACATTTgactttttatttgtatttaagaTTTGATAAATGCATGCATATATACATATGAacaaaacaataattttaattatgaaCTCACGAATTCAATCGCATTCATGAGTCGACGACACATTCCTCTTTTTCTATACATAAAGCGTGTTCCAATAAATGGCATCTCGGCATACTGGTTTTCATGAATCCTATTTCACCAATTAATAAATTTCATAGTTAGTAATCATATTTCAGTCACTTTCATCAATTTTTTCCTAATAATTTCTCTATAAATTTTATGagcatttataaaaaatttaaaaatagatttaccTGATTGTAGCAACACTAATCGCATGGCCACCTTCCTCCAAAAGTAGAGTAAAAAATCCAGCATAATTAATTGCAGGAGAGCTTGACCTAACCAAGATAGTGAGGATATTAATACCAATAAACCATGATAATTAGTTTTCCAACTAGCCAACTTTAGCTTGATCTTGTCTATAATAGGCTGAAAGTGAATCTTATGGAGGTAAATGAAAGGAAGAGAACCAACATTAAAACCAAATAAGGAGGCAATATTATACAATCTGGTATTTGAAATGGAGCCTCCATAAATTGTAGACTTTTGAGAGTTTATGACCTTACCATAAAAGTAAAGGTGAGCACCTATGTATTATTGGATATTCTTGAGCAAAAAAGTAAAATATCATCTGCATATAGTGAATGAGAAGGAGTATGAAGATTTCTAGAACCTTTGATGGGTTGAAGTTTCTTTTGAGAAACCAAAAGAGAAACCATCTACTCAAAACCTCCTTAGCAATgcagaagagaagaggagaaataGGGTCTCCCTGCCTGAATCCTCTAGAGTAAGAGAAAAAGCCCTCTAACTTGCCATTAATGGAGATAGAGAGCTTTGGTGAGTGAAGAGTTGTGAGAATCCAGTTGGTGAATTTGGGGCAAAAACCAACAgtttttaaaacttttataaGAAAGTTTCAGTTCAGATTGTCAAAAGCTTTAGCAATGTCTATCTTAATAGCAAGATTTCCATGAGTAGATGTCTTGAATAGCATACTTATGGCATCAAAAGTGAGGCATATACAATCTTTGATTCGCCTCTAGTGAATGAATCCTCTTTGCTCAGAAGTAATTAAATCAGAAAGAATATGAGCAAGTTTGTCAGCAAGGACTTTGGAGATGATCTTGAAACTGAAATTTGCCTTTCCAACGGGCCTGATTATATTAAGAGTATCTTCATTGGAGGTCTTGTGTAGGAGAACCACCATGTTGGAGTTCATGTTGAGCAATCTCAAGATCCATCTTAGTTTGCTTTTCAAGATTTAAAAGCTCATTAGTAGGACCCTCATCATTGAGCCTTTGTTGGATAGTATCCAAAGAGGAGGTAGCCATTGTGACATGATCCATGGCATTTTCAAAAACAGTTTTATTCCAAATTTTTAGTTCCTCTTAACAATCTAAGCTTTTGGCCTAGTATGTACATAGGAGAATCAAAAATAGGAGTGCTCCACACTTATTTTTGGTATTGGCCAAATTTTGTGACAGATAAAATATAGACAAAATACATGATTACTTCGAAATAatgatatattattaaaaaaataccttACCAGCGACTAGATAAAATATTTGGGATCATATCAATCTGATTGGCATTATGATTGACAAAAGTAGGCTGAAAACATTCATACATTATCGATAATGCCGCATCCATCTTTGAATCATTCCAGTTAATGCCATGTGATTTACAAAATAAAGAGACGGAAAATCCATCTCCTACTTCATGTTTACCCCGTAGAAGAATTTCAAACCTCTCAAATATCTGAAATCACAATTTTAACTATTTGTTATTGCAATGATCATAAAATATGTGATGCTTGAAAAAAtgtacaaagaagaaaacatgcTTTAGTTGCAATAAAATTAAAGGCCTTCaatgagaaaaaaataatatacactATCCTTATTTAGATTAATATTCAGAAACTCAAGCATAAATTTTGATAAATACATAGTAGTTATAAATACTCAATTTATCAATCTCAAAATATCTTTGCAACACTAGAAATTAGAATACTACATAAGgttctaaaatataaaaatttacatACTTGTTGACATCTTTTTCCACATACAGATGCATGGTTGACGTGAACACTCTCATCAATATTGACTTCAAGACAAGTTTCGTGATCTACAAAAGAATAAAGTttagtaaaaaaaagaaaaaagtaaaGAGACTATATACTGGTGATTGTGATGTTTAGTTTTATGTTTACctattatttatagaaaaaatttaGTTCATTTTGGTTGAAAAGAATAATCACTCTTCACAAACTAGTATTCAATGAACTAATAAAAATGAAGAGAATGCATTTGTCATAAaattcagaagaagaaaaaatacattttttcctGCATGATTGGCATGTGAGAAGCACACATCCATAGTTTGGGTTAGCCATAGTATTTTGCTTTTTACTTTCTTCAAATAATCCACAGATTTTACAACAGCAAAAAATGCAGTGCCAGTCACCCGATGGAATTTCCTGGAAAGGGAAAAAGAGAAGATGATTTACAAAtgtcaaaataatattaaattaaaggACTAATGAAAAATCCAATAAAAAGTATGATAATATTAAATCTCAAAATAATAGTTAACAAATGTCAATAATGATCTCTAAAATGAAAGGACTAATGAAAAATCCAATAAAAAGTACTCTCTTAATCATATATATGAATCATATATAAAGCTAATGATTGATGATAATAACATATAT
The Vicia villosa cultivar HV-30 ecotype Madison, WI linkage group LG6, Vvil1.0, whole genome shotgun sequence genome window above contains:
- the LOC131612483 gene encoding protein FAR-RED ELONGATED HYPOCOTYL 3-like — encoded protein: MEIFKEVRDEIVKAGSLIVKEKLIRNGFKTYRFTKYCCDNYDVEVVYDGETLQCECRLWDSHGIPCSHMFGVMKEEHVSLIPTGLILSRWTKDAKIQYLNVNCNGSDDSKMIELARFGAYCSAFTAFCNEASKREGVYGEIMGDILKLHKKYCSTDDPILASNSVVGDPNIVNSKGAPKKRKNDIKSIRRCSKCNSRTHNARSCSVAENAPSEQNVGMTSRPVTDSFSQVVKNKNGKRGRIGGSSVQNKCTEPPNSRGANVTATSRAEVGSTSIPMPAMYGLQPVLPAVQPMLHPMHVQPLIPLYPTTVAENSGSCFGRPQRLMNNGGT
- the LOC131614771 gene encoding protein FAR1-RELATED SEQUENCE 5-like is translated as MKNTDHYDSYDYRCRDSGTSDSESDNGRDDSNSVSSAYQGSSDGDGDGDGDSHGEKFVEFDAVVGDRTVKINALTADEIRAMEFGTVDEANVFYFKYAKCKGFAIRKSDVRTRSTEDGQTIIMRQFVCNKHGLRDTKHLRRLDRKREHRPTTRTNCPARLRVHYNPQKDSYVVTCFEEAHNHELTPSRFVHLHPIYREITAADRAQIDGLQSNGIRTCHIMGYMVAQKGGHDRVGFTKKDLYNYFDSKMRANIKDGDVAAAINYLTVKSSTDPMLYGKYAVDMDGRMKSLFWADGSSRSDYFCFGDVIAFDTTYKKNKYNYPLVIFSGCNHHSQTVIFGAALVSDETTETYKWLLECFLECMENRYPAAVVTDGDGAMRESIKQVFPDATHRLCAWHLNKNASENVKNSAFLKDFQKAMYSNFTKDQFEEFWSKIIKENGLEGNPWVAKTYENRSLWATAYLREKFFGRYEIL